Within Cytophagales bacterium, the genomic segment ATAGGAAGAGGCATACCAGTTGGCTACTCCCGGGTCAATTTCTTCAGGTTTATTTAAATACGGGATAGCTTTTTTGATAGGAGTTTCACAGGCGGCTAAAGATGCTGCGGCTACACTGAAACCAACCATTTTTAAAAAATCACGCCTGTTGGATGATAAAATACCGGAACTCCGGAGATTTTCTCCATTAGGATCATTTACCTGCCTGCCCGCAGGCAAAGAGTAGAAGGATGCCGGCAAAGGTTCGGAAAACTCTTTACCGGCATTTTCCAAAAATTCAGGATCTTTATTGAGTTCTTCAATTCCCTGCCAGTATTTTTTAGTGTTGTTTTTCATTATATTAGTTCGTTTAAAAATTTTCCTTTAAATAACCACCTTTACGATTTTATAATCTGTGTAATCTGCCTGCCCCGTTAAATCTCTTTTATTTAATGGGGTGTTCAATAATGACACTTCACACAATTGATCCCTCCAATATCGGCAACGACCATAGGCTTTTTTGTTCCTTTTTGCTGATGAATTTCAAGCAATTTATCATAATAAGCATTACCTTCTGCATTTACTGCTGTGCGTCTGTGACAATTAATACACCATCCCATAGTTAAGCGGGCATGCACCCTTATAACATCCATTTCTTCAACCGGACCATGGCAGGTCTGGCATTCAACACCTCCGACTTCTACGTGTTGCGAATGATTAAAATATGCCAGGTCCGGGAGATTATGAACGCGCACCCATTCTATTGGTTTATTATTTTCTATAGCTGCATAGATCTTCTTTATTTCCGGAGATTCTGTTTTTATGGCGCTATGGCAATTCATGCAGATATTTGGCGATGGTATATTTGCATTTTTACTTTTACGAACGCCTGTATGACAATAATTACAATCAATCTTATATTGTCCGGCATGCAGCTTATGGGAAAATGCGATAGGCTGCTGAGGTTCATATCCCTGTGTAACACCTATGCTATACAAGCCCATAATACCGGAATAGGCAACTACACAAATAAAAATAAATGCGATAATACCGATGAAAGCTTTGCTCCGCAGCACCGCAAGCAGGTCAAATTTTTGCTCAACGAGATATGCTTCAGTTTCGGTTAATTGTTCCTTTTTCTGGGTAAGTACATTTTTCAGAATAGAAATGATCAGAAAAAGAACAATTACTAAGATCAGGAGAACTACCAGTAAGACACCTAATACAACTGAAAAATATTTATCAGAATCCCCGGTTTTTTCAGATCCGCCAATAACTTTTCCATCACCCGTCTCTTCCTTAGCTGTAACTTCTACAAAATGCTCGCTTTGATATATAATATAGGATACAACGGATTTGATCTCATCATCTGTAAAATCATGGGTGGGCATTTCGGTTTTGTTGTGTTTATTGAAAAGATCCACCGCATATTTATCACCGCTTTTTATTACCTTCTGGGAATTTTTGACAAATTTCAGTATCCATTCAAGAGGCCTTCTTTTGTGCACATCTTTCAGACCCGGGCCAATGACATCATCATTGCTCACTTCATGACATTGCGTGCAATTATCACTGAAGAGAATTTTACCCTGGGATATGATCGCTTCATCGGTAGAAACGCCAAAACCAATCGCAGCGCTTTCAGTAGAAGAAGGAGTAGTGGCAGGAGCAACGGCAGCAGTATCCGTGTTTTCATCAGAGCTGGCAAGAGCTTTAAAGCTCATTGAACTGATGAAGAAAATAATTGCGAATGAAATGAATATATGTTTCATATCACTGTAGGTGTACATGATTGTATCAAAATCATTTTCGGCACAAATCTAACATTGGAAATGATATAAACAAATGATTTTTAAAATTTTTTTTCATTGTTGAAAAAAATACGTTTTTTTAAGAAAAAATGTTAGGAAAATATATATTTGTATCTTCCAAATCCTTATTAGTAAATAGATAAATTGAACACTTTTATAAAAAACCTAACACGCTCCTTTAAAAATTCCCTGCCAGGTGAAGTTGCCCAGTACAAGATGGCGCCTTATGGACGTTTATTAAAAGAAGAGGCATTAAAGCTCAATGCAAATCCCAGGCTTAGTGCTGTACTGATATTACTTTATCCTGTTAAAGGAGCAAAGCGCATAGAGCATAGCCCCGCCAGTTGGAGGGGTAAAGAGCATCACTCAAAGGGCTCTGCGTTCAGCATATATACAGTTTTGATTTTACGAACATCTGATCATGGAGTCCACAGCGGACAGGTAAGCTTTCCGGGAGGGAAAAAAGAAGAAAGTGACAGATCGTTGGAGGATACAGCATTAAGGGAAGCAGAGGAGGAGATTGGCATCAAGAAAAATGATGTAAAAGTAATAGGTCCCTTGTCAGAGCTTTATATACCTACCAGCGGGTTTTTAGTACAACCTTTTGTTGGATACTTAAATAAAAAACCCTTATTTCATCCCGACAAGAATGAAGTGCAAAAATTGATTGAAGTGCCGCTTGATCTTATTATGGATGATGGTATTGTAAAAGTAACCACCATTCTAAAATCAAAAACCCGAAATCAAAAATCCGAAATTCGAATACCTTATTTTGACATACATGGAGAAGTAGTCTGGGGAGCTACGGCTATGATGTTGAGTGAATTGAAAGAGATTTTAGTGGGTATAGGGATATAAAGGATATAAATAAAAAAAACAAAAGCCCTTCAAAATTAGACGCTTATAGCATACATATTGAAAGGCTTTCATAAGATTAACTTATTTTAAAATTATCAATTTATCAGTTTTAACGATCACATCGTTAATAATGATCTTATAAAAGTATAAACCATTTTTCAATGAACCCTCGCTTATATTAATGGTATTGCCATTTACAAGAGGGTAAGTGAATAATTTTCTACCCATTATATCAAAAATTATCAATTCTCCTTCCTGCCCTTCCTGAAATTCATAATCTAATTGCATATTGCCGGTATTAGGATTGGGGTATAATTTAATTTTATATGATAACCATATTTCATTAATACCCAACACATCCACTGCAACCAAACGCGTAGTTGTATCACTGCCGCATGGATTGGTTACGGTTAAAGTTACCCAGTAAGCGCCGGCAGAAGCGTAAGTATAGGTTGTATCTTTTGCAGTAGAAGTACCTATTCCGTCTCCGAAATCCCATAGCCAGTTGGCTGCACCTGTTGAAGAATCTGAAAAATTAACCGTCATTAAAGAATCTGTGTAGCCGAATAATGCAACAGGATTGGGGCAGACTACTGTTACAGGATCACATATGGTATCCGAACCACATAGATTGGTAACAGTTAAGCAAACATTGTAAATCCCTGAACTGTCATAAGTATGTATGGGATTTTGCAGCGTACTGGTATCTCCATCTCCAAAATCCCATAGCCAGTTGGCTGCACCTGTTGAAGAATCTGAAAAATTTACTGTTAATAATAAATCTGTATAACCAAACATTGAAACAGGATTGGGGCATATTACAGATACAGTATCACAAATGGTGTCTGAACCGCAACTATTTATGGCAATCAGGCATACGTAATAAGTTGTTGCACTATCATAGGTGTGTACAGGATTTTGTTGAGAACTGGTATCACCATCTCCAAAATCCCAGATAAATGAGTTGGCTCCGGCTGAGGTGTTAAAAAAGGTCACTGTTAGCGGGAAACTGTCTGAAATAGTATCAGCGATAAAACCGGCAATTGGTTTTGGGAATACAGTAACATAATGCGTGGTAGAATCTTGATTGCCGGAAGAATCTGTTACAATTAAAGTTACCGCATAGACTGTATCTGGAATTGCAGATAGGTTGGTAAATGTATGTACAGGATTCTCAACCGTAGAGGTATCACCATCCCCGAAATTCCATAAATAACTGACTACTCCGCAAGAAATGTTACTGAAATAAACCGTATAAGGATGGCATCCAACAACATCATAGGTATAATCATTTTCATAAAACGCAGCGGAACCCTCTTTTGCAGTAATTACTCTAAAACCTTCCCAATTTTCACAAAATGGAGTTAAATAGTGTAATATAGTAACCCAATAAATACCTGCACTATCATAAGTGTGCCAGATAGTATCACCTGGATACCATAGAGGGCCTGTGATCACAGCATTACAAATATTTAAACTATCAGGCCAGGCAGAAGAAGTATCTACAACAAAAGTATCGCTTATACAGGCATAAGGATCTCCAAATGTTAATGTGAAATTGGTAAGTGTATCAAATGTAAAAGGTACTTGCCATGAATCCATACCTGTAGTATCACAATAGAAAAAAACATCAGGTTCAACAAATATATTTTGTTTTGGGTGTGACTGAATACAGAAACCTGCTGTATCTACACCCTGTTTACATGCTGAAATTTGATATGGGCCAACTCCTTTCGTATTAAGACATATATCTGCTCCACCTGGTATCCATGTATATGAAGGTTGTGTACATTCCACATAAATTTCCATTCCCGGGGGACAAAAAGGATACTTACACTTGAGCGTCACCCATTCAGCGCCAGGATCCATCGTAACAAAAAATTGAAAACAATCTAGATTTCCGGGTACACCGCAGCACTGGCAATTTCTTATTATTGTATCAGGGGCGCACCACAAACTATCAGGATTTCCTGTAAAGTCAACATTGAGAGTAGGTACATCCATATGGCAGAAATTGGGAGGATAATTGGGATCAGGATTTGTAATATCACAACCACCGCTTGCGCCATAAGCGTGATAATTGCATATAATTAAGAATAATACTAAATATGAAGGAATAATGCTATTCTTTAAATTTTTCATGCTTTCAATTTATTATTTAACGATTACAATTTTCTCCCTTGCAACTATCACCCCGTCTGCTGCCAACTGCATAAAGTACACTCCTGTTTCTATATCATTTATACGAATGGTCAATGAATTTTGTTTTTGATTGGCCGGATAATCTTTAACTTTTCTGCCTATGAAATTGTATAAAGATATAAAACATTTCTTTGTATTTGCAGGTAGATCATAAAGAATAGTAATTGATTGATTTGCCGGATTTGGATAGATTTTCATTAGTACACCGTAACTTGTTTGTGATAAAGTACCGGTAAGTATTACAGTAATCGTATCTGTTACAGTATCTTTCTCGACTTCCTCACATCCTTTGGCAATTAAAGTTACAACATATTTACCTGTATCAGGGTAAATATGAGTAGGATTGACTGCTGTACTGCTATCACCATCACCAAAATACCACAAGTATTCTGTTGCATACTGGCTTAGATTTGTAAAAGTAAAACCAGCTATAATAGTATCAAGGTTATAAGTAAAACCAGCCTGAGCAGAAGGAGTGATCGTATCATACCCCATACAATCTGTCTTCACTAACCACACATCATTCTTTGTGACAGTCTTATTATTGATCACCATACCACACATCACAAAACCACCATCGTATGTGAGATCCATGCCGTAAAAGTAATGATCGGTGCTGTCGCTGGTGTAGTAATCATACGTTCTTGACCATAAGCTGTCTCCGCTGGGGCTTATTTTCATTATAAATCCTACCGGCTTGTTCCTTGTACCACTGTAATCAAGCGTGTTTCCACAAGCAATATAACTTCCATCAGGTAATATTTTTACTTTTGTAAATTCATCATATTCCGGTCCTTTTCCAAAAGTGCGTTCCCATTCAATATTACCGGTACTGTCAGTTTTTACGATGTACGCTTCATAATTATCCGTACTTACCTCCGAAGCGCCTACTAATACATAACCTCCGTCATTAGTTGTTACTACCGAATTTCCATAATCACGCATACTGTCACCAAAAGTTTTTTGCCATTGAAAATTACCGGCACTGTCTGTTTTGATCAAATACAGATCATAGGGGCCTAAACCAAAGCTAAAAGTTGTACCCCCTAAAATATATCCCCTGTCACTGGTAAAATCTATTGATCTTATTAAATCATAATCAACACCTCCATAAATTTGTTCCCATTGCATTATTCCTGAACTATCGGTTTTTACTAAATAGACATCAGAATCAGTGCTGTTTCCACTACTATCTATATTATATCTCCAACCTACAAAAATGAATCCTTGATCTTGATTTTGTTTGATATCATAACATCCTTCACTATTAGTAAAAAGCCCGTATTTTTGTTCCCAAATCTTATTGCCGTAATTGTCTAATTTTATTAAAAAAGCATCTGATTTCATTTGGCTAATATCAGCTGTTACTCCCCCTACAAGAATATTCTCATCATCTACCTGTAATCCATTATATATAATATCCCCCCCTCCTATTCCTAAATCATATACTATTGACCATAAAGTATCACCAATAGAATTAACTTTTAAAATATACATTTCAAGAGCATTTGAAGTAGTACCAACAACAATATAACTACTATCTGTTGTTTGGATAACCGAATTGGCTCTGGATGGAGAATTATTGGTATTATATTTTTGATTAAAAACTATTTGTGAGCAGCAAAGTTGAGATACTATGCAACTAATAAGTAAGAAACTATATGGAAGATAATTTTTCATAAAAATAAATTGTTATTAATTTTTAATCAGAATTACTTTACAATAGTTATCTTCCCATTTCTTATAATTTCATTGTTTATTGTATATTTATAAATGTATAAACCACTTTTAAGTAATTTAGTATTTAGCGCTGTTTGATTTGTTCCCTGGTTGAGTTTAATTTTTTGCACAATCCTACCAAAAATATCATATATCAGCACTTCTGCATTTTCTTCGCTATTCATTTGCATGGTGATTATCCAGGCAATCTCATTGGCAGGGTTTGGGATTATTTGAATTAACTTATCTTCTGTCTGTGTTTCTAATTCTTCGCGGATACTTTCATTATCCCCATCTTTATGCAATCTGGCAATATTGTTGTTACCTTTCTTAATAAGGTGATAAAATTGCCCGCCTTCCACTTTTGCAAGTATCAGTTCAGCATCTGCAGATACTTTCACTTTCGCCTTGCATACTTCCCTTACCCTTTGTATTTGTATGGTATCCAATTCAGTAATGGTTTTGCCTGTTGAATCTTTTGTAAGTATGGATTTACCCTGCTCACCTGCTTCAATAAAAGTGAACGTCAGTTTAGAAAAGTTTTGATTTTCTTTCCAATTATGGGCATGACTGGTACTATCCAGAAAGATTGAATCTTTATTGGTGATCCACATCACAGTATCGAGCATTAACCTTGCATTTATAAAATCCTTATCAGCATAGTATAGCCGGGCAAGTGTTTTTTTTGATTCTGCAAGGGGTGATCCATGCAGGTATGTTTTCAGTTCAGGTACCCTGGCACATTTTGGCAGCTCCCTGATCAGTTCATTCTCCAGTAAAATGGCTTCACCTTCATGCCAGGTAATTTGTTTTTTCAATTCTTCTTCCTTAGGATATAGAGGCGCATTGTATTGAGCATTTTCAATATCCTGCATAACAGTGACAGGCAATGGAGGAATTTTGTTTCTAAGCTCATTCATAATATCTTCATTTAGCGGAGCATTGGGTATCAATACATCTTTGAGCATACCCGGTGGCAACGGGGGCCTTCTGGTAATAACTGTTTTGATCACTTCATCTGAAAGTGGTAATGAATTTAGCAGCCTGTTTCTTAAATTAATTGCTGAAACAGCGGGTGTTTGGTCAATATATTGTAACAATGCCTTTTTATCCCCGCCATCTCTTAATTGTATCAGGTCAAGCAATCTCTTTCGGTAGTCTTCCAAAGCAGCCAGGTGTTTAGCGATAAGGTCTTTAATGTCCGTTACCCATTGGTCAAAACCGCTTCCACATCCTCCCGGGTTTACTTTTCCCTGTGTAGGATCGTCACATGAGGTAATTGTTTTATCCTGGCAATTGGTTACCAGGAAGAATGATTTCCAGGCAGGTGTGCTGCAATCAGGAACAGTTGTTGGAAAATTATCCTTATCTAATGGATTCGCATAATAAGCAAACCCTACATTAGTAAAGATATCCCTTTCAGTACTTGGCGGGCATGAGTACATCCATTGATTACCGGCAGCTTGAGAGGGATCGGTAACACAATTTGCACCGCCTTGCTGTTTTAAAGAACCATCAAATACATACCATGCTGTGTGTCCATGAGGCCCACCATTAATTCCGAACTTATTGCATCTTATCTTGAGGTTCTGGTTATCTCCCTGGGTATGCACTGCAAAATCGGTTTTTTCAAAATCATTATCAAAAAAACGTCCGCCTTGTGCACCTGAGTTTTCAATGGCTATTCCATGCGAACCGGCAGTTAAAGGGCTGCTGCTTGAAACAGTAACACCGCTAAAAGTGTTGCCATCAACAATAAATCCGCTGGAGCTCACCAAAAAGACACCATAGGTATGATCGCCCAGCGCATCGGCATTGGGGATATTGGTAAAGGTGTTATTTGTGATTTCATCGGAAGTACCCCCCTGTATATAAATACTTCGTTGTACGTTATTAAAAGTGCTGCCGTCAATTATTACCTGTCTTGAAATAGAGTTAAAAAGATCTGATTTTATGGCATAGGTTAAACCATCAAAGGTGTTGCCGGTTGAACTTGATACCATATTAAAGCCAGCGCTTTCTCCTTTTATAGCAATTCCTCTTTCATCAGGTAGATATGCAGTAGCGTCAACAGTAAAGGTATTATCGGTAAATGTGATTCCATAGGTATCGATAAGATGAACAAAAACAATCTTTTCTGTAGCAAAAGGATTATACTCATAAGGTGAAGCAGCATCATATTGAAAATTACAATTATTAAAGTAACTTACCCGCTCAAAGTCAGGGTAATTATTCATTTTTACTGCTAATCTATTATTGATAAAATCAGAATTATTTATTCTAACAATACCGCCGGATGAAGGACGAAATTTAGCATTAATAAGCGGTCTGATCCCGCAAAGAATCCCAATTTGAGCATTTTCAATGGAAGATTGATTCATTTCCAATACTCCTTGATCGGCATCATTTTGTGGAAGTGTTTCATCACCTCTAACTTCTATGCCATCCCATATACCTCCACCGCATCCGGTTAAGGTATCATAATTTGATATTAATTTACCTCCGGGTTTGATCACTATTCTTGCCCTGTCATAATCATTGCCCAGTTCATTGATCACATCATAAGAAAATTCAAAATCAGCCCATCCCATATGTAATACGCCACCACTATCTATAATTACTTCACCCAAAACTTTGAATGAGCCGAATTGCCAGTATACAATAGTGTCAATAACCGGATTTACAAAATCAAAGACAGGTAGTGAAACCAAAACAGTATCATAATCTACACATTCTGTAGTAGTATCAGTTACGGTCAATAAATATGCTGTAGTACTATCAGGTGATGCAATGGGTTGAGCGATCGTTGAATCATTTAAACCAGCAGCCGGTGACCAGGCAAATAAAAATGTGCTATCAAATGGCTGTGTACCAATAGTAATGCTATCTCCTCGGCAAATAGTAATATCAGGGCCGGCACCAGCAACAGGATTTCCTACTGTTATCAATATACTGGCAAAATTTATGCAGCTTTTAGCAGTATCTGTCACAGTTAAGATATATGAGGTAGTTATAGATGGAAATGCTGTAGGATTTGGTATTGTGGCATTATCTAATCCTGTCACCGGTGACCAACTATATAATAAGGTAGTATCAACTACTTGGGGACCAATAATAATGCTATCGCCACAAAGTATATTCGTATCAGGTCCGGCATCAGCTATTGGTAATGGATTTACTGTTATTATTACCGTATCAGAATCTATGCAGCCCGTAGCGGTGTCGGTTACTGTTAATACATATTGTGTGGTAAAAACCGGGAAAGCAATGGGGTTTGCTAAGGTTGTATCATTTAAGCCTGAAGATGGAGACCATGCATATAATGATGTGGTATCTGCAGTCTGGGCGCTGAAAGTAACACTATCTCCACAAAAAATAGTTGTATCTGTGCCTGCATGTGCTATTGGCTGTGGTGCAAGCTTGACTGTATCAGTAGCAGTAATGATGCAGCCATTTGAATCAGTGACTGTTACGGAATACACACCTGCTGATAAACTATCAGCAATAGAATCTGT encodes:
- a CDS encoding c-type cytochrome, yielding MSFKALASSDENTDTAAVAPATTPSSTESAAIGFGVSTDEAIISQGKILFSDNCTQCHEVSNDDVIGPGLKDVHKRRPLEWILKFVKNSQKVIKSGDKYAVDLFNKHNKTEMPTHDFTDDEIKSVVSYIIYQSEHFVEVTAKEETGDGKVIGGSEKTGDSDKYFSVVLGVLLVVLLILVIVLFLIISILKNVLTQKKEQLTETEAYLVEQKFDLLAVLRSKAFIGIIAFIFICVVAYSGIMGLYSIGVTQGYEPQQPIAFSHKLHAGQYKIDCNYCHTGVRKSKNANIPSPNICMNCHSAIKTESPEIKKIYAAIENNKPIEWVRVHNLPDLAYFNHSQHVEVGGVECQTCHGPVEEMDVIRVHARLTMGWCINCHRRTAVNAEGNAYYDKLLEIHQQKGTKKPMVVADIGGINCVKCHY
- a CDS encoding CoA pyrophosphatase; translation: MNTFIKNLTRSFKNSLPGEVAQYKMAPYGRLLKEEALKLNANPRLSAVLILLYPVKGAKRIEHSPASWRGKEHHSKGSAFSIYTVLILRTSDHGVHSGQVSFPGGKKEESDRSLEDTALREAEEEIGIKKNDVKVIGPLSELYIPTSGFLVQPFVGYLNKKPLFHPDKNEVQKLIEVPLDLIMDDGIVKVTTILKSKTRNQKSEIRIPYFDIHGEVVWGATAMMLSELKEILVGIGI
- a CDS encoding PKD domain-containing protein translates to MKNLKNSIIPSYLVLFLIICNYHAYGASGGCDITNPDPNYPPNFCHMDVPTLNVDFTGNPDSLWCAPDTIIRNCQCCGVPGNLDCFQFFVTMDPGAEWVTLKCKYPFCPPGMEIYVECTQPSYTWIPGGADICLNTKGVGPYQISACKQGVDTAGFCIQSHPKQNIFVEPDVFFYCDTTGMDSWQVPFTFDTLTNFTLTFGDPYACISDTFVVDTSSAWPDSLNICNAVITGPLWYPGDTIWHTYDSAGIYWVTILHYLTPFCENWEGFRVITAKEGSAAFYENDYTYDVVGCHPYTVYFSNISCGVVSYLWNFGDGDTSTVENPVHTFTNLSAIPDTVYAVTLIVTDSSGNQDSTTHYVTVFPKPIAGFIADTISDSFPLTVTFFNTSAGANSFIWDFGDGDTSSQQNPVHTYDSATTYYVCLIAINSCGSDTICDTVSVICPNPVSMFGYTDLLLTVNFSDSSTGAANWLWDFGDGDTSTLQNPIHTYDSSGIYNVCLTVTNLCGSDTICDPVTVVCPNPVALFGYTDSLMTVNFSDSSTGAANWLWDFGDGIGTSTAKDTTYTYASAGAYWVTLTVTNPCGSDTTTRLVAVDVLGINEIWLSYKIKLYPNPNTGNMQLDYEFQEGQEGELIIFDIMGRKLFTYPLVNGNTINISEGSLKNGLYFYKIIINDVIVKTDKLIILK
- a CDS encoding T9SS type A sorting domain-containing protein, coding for MKNYLPYSFLLISCIVSQLCCSQIVFNQKYNTNNSPSRANSVIQTTDSSYIVVGTTSNALEMYILKVNSIGDTLWSIVYDLGIGGGDIIYNGLQVDDENILVGGVTADISQMKSDAFLIKLDNYGNKIWEQKYGLFTNSEGCYDIKQNQDQGFIFVGWRYNIDSSGNSTDSDVYLVKTDSSGIMQWEQIYGGVDYDLIRSIDFTSDRGYILGGTTFSFGLGPYDLYLIKTDSAGNFQWQKTFGDSMRDYGNSVVTTNDGGYVLVGASEVSTDNYEAYIVKTDSTGNIEWERTFGKGPEYDEFTKVKILPDGSYIACGNTLDYSGTRNKPVGFIMKISPSGDSLWSRTYDYYTSDSTDHYFYGMDLTYDGGFVMCGMVINNKTVTKNDVWLVKTDCMGYDTITPSAQAGFTYNLDTIIAGFTFTNLSQYATEYLWYFGDGDSSTAVNPTHIYPDTGKYVVTLIAKGCEEVEKDTVTDTITVILTGTLSQTSYGVLMKIYPNPANQSITILYDLPANTKKCFISLYNFIGRKVKDYPANQKQNSLTIRINDIETGVYFMQLAADGVIVAREKIVIVK
- a CDS encoding S8 family serine peptidase, whose translation is MKLIHNIKISCVRAILISFGVLFSSTVFSQTQSQRQQILTATNVTVLNPLAIFWDSLATQQKAEAEQWAIDNGAPVRDTLPDGGAFEIMRIRDGRPIYYVTFNVNAAQTVSTNEVWTGGNAGLNLDGSGVIIGEWDAAIPYANHQELIGNVIAKDPWGSVPLNWRQHATHVAGTMIAKGVDPLARGMASGAILHTYDWYSDLSEMTDFAISGYLLSNHSYGNINGWVANIDGCTWKWFGDPVVDPNEDYKFGFYSQETRNWDELAFNAPYYLIVQAAGNYRGDGPGIGNTYICSGTQTATQENNGGSDGYDCIPDGPGIAKNVLTVGGIDDIISGYSSPSDVVMYTKSSWGPTDDGRIKPDLVANATALYSSSYFFPYATAYQDKTGTSMASASVTGSLALLQQHYSNTYAGSFMKSATLKALVIHTADEAGSANGPDYQHGWGLLNTEKAANLITLDSSNCFKNIQELILNNNDTFTFTFDYDTSQQFIKATIVWNDPAGTPVADTLNPPDLMLVNDLDLRIIRQSDGQIFYPWTLDPTNSSIPADTTQDNFRDNVEQVYLSTPTSGTYIVKVTHKATLQGVNPQAFSMIISGGVFDLSQVRVKISPTHVLCIGDSNGTATVIACGGTPPYTYLWSNGQTNDTATGLAAGNYSITVTDTNGIMVTDSVTINEPPAITITMFAQDPFCNGSIDGFAQIAVTGGNPEYTFLWSTGETSQTVFPLGAGSYTVIVTDANGCTATDSATLIDPPVLIVTSSSATDVSCNGGSDGTATIAGTGGTPPYSYQWWDFPFTQLIAATNPATGLTAGTYVGYVIDDNGCYDSAIVTINEPTPVILSTTTTNALCNGVSNGTATVIATGGTPPYFFYKWFTTPPQFSATATGLAAGIYQVVVVDTNFCITFAKDTVFNDDTTLTISIFTTDEVCIGSANGTATATVIGGTLPYTFLWDDPLAQTDSIADSLSAGVYSVTVTDSNGCIITATDTVKLAPQPIAHAGTDTTIFCGDSVTFSAQTADTTSLYAWSPSSGLNDTTLANPIAFPVFTTQYVLTVTDTATGCIDSDTVIITVNPLPIADAGPDTNILCGDSIIIGPQVVDTTLLYSWSPVTGLDNATIPNPTAFPSITTSYILTVTDTAKSCINFASILITVGNPVAGAGPDITICRGDSITIGTQPFDSTFLFAWSPAAGLNDSTIAQPIASPDSTTAYLLTVTDTTTECVDYDTVLVSLPVFDFVNPVIDTIVYWQFGSFKVLGEVIIDSGGVLHMGWADFEFSYDVINELGNDYDRARIVIKPGGKLISNYDTLTGCGGGIWDGIEVRGDETLPQNDADQGVLEMNQSSIENAQIGILCGIRPLINAKFRPSSGGIVRINNSDFINNRLAVKMNNYPDFERVSYFNNCNFQYDAASPYEYNPFATEKIVFVHLIDTYGITFTDNTFTVDATAYLPDERGIAIKGESAGFNMVSSSTGNTFDGLTYAIKSDLFNSISRQVIIDGSTFNNVQRSIYIQGGTSDEITNNTFTNIPNADALGDHTYGVFLVSSSGFIVDGNTFSGVTVSSSSPLTAGSHGIAIENSGAQGGRFFDNDFEKTDFAVHTQGDNQNLKIRCNKFGINGGPHGHTAWYVFDGSLKQQGGANCVTDPSQAAGNQWMYSCPPSTERDIFTNVGFAYYANPLDKDNFPTTVPDCSTPAWKSFFLVTNCQDKTITSCDDPTQGKVNPGGCGSGFDQWVTDIKDLIAKHLAALEDYRKRLLDLIQLRDGGDKKALLQYIDQTPAVSAINLRNRLLNSLPLSDEVIKTVITRRPPLPPGMLKDVLIPNAPLNEDIMNELRNKIPPLPVTVMQDIENAQYNAPLYPKEEELKKQITWHEGEAILLENELIRELPKCARVPELKTYLHGSPLAESKKTLARLYYADKDFINARLMLDTVMWITNKDSIFLDSTSHAHNWKENQNFSKLTFTFIEAGEQGKSILTKDSTGKTITELDTIQIQRVREVCKAKVKVSADAELILAKVEGGQFYHLIKKGNNNIARLHKDGDNESIREELETQTEDKLIQIIPNPANEIAWIITMQMNSEENAEVLIYDIFGRIVQKIKLNQGTNQTALNTKLLKSGLYIYKYTINNEIIRNGKITIVK